The DNA window AGCCCTAAGAAACCCAGAAAATCATAGAAGAgggaatagaaaggaagaaaatagtgGCTGCTGTCTCCAGCTCCATGCTGCGGGGATGAAAATCTCAGGGTGAGGTAGGACTGTCTCCTGGCTCTGGAACTTGAGATGATAGTATTTGTCAGGAGTGTGAGGTATTAGAAGAGGTGAGCAAAGGGGTATGAAGGCAGCTCTTTCCCTGTAGATTATTATGAACCAAACCAGAAAGGGACATCCTACTTAGAAGATGGGACAGAGAATGATCTTCGTAACACAtggaaaaaatgtaataaataggATACAGAGGTGCATCGAATACAAACAGGTGACTGGGGAAGAGAGGAACTAGGGACCTCATCTTTCTTCACTGCAGGACATACAACAGCCTAAGACACTTGGGACCCTTAGACCTAGTCAGATTTAGGCCAGGAGGAAAAGGACAGTGGATGGAGACGCTTCCAGGAGGCTCCAGAATGAACTCACCTGTCCTGGCAGAGGGGAGACTTACCTCTGACAGCCCAGTGTCAATCCAGCTGGGTGCCCGCAGAAATGAAGGCAGCCGAAGGTAGAAGGGGCTCAGGGAAGTAGAAGCTGGGAAGAGATCAGACTCCAGCAGGTGCTCACCAAAGAACTGGTCAAAGAGGCGGCTGGGAGagtgaagaggaaagaaggagcGGCGGATCCAAGGGTGGTGGATGGCGATGTCCATGGTGGCTAGGTGAGTGTGGAGACTCAGCTGGCTGGTCAGCTCCTTCAGCCGCAGCTACAGCCAGCCCCTTATATATGCAGTCTTCTGAAGCTTCTGGAATGATGATGTCAGGGGTTTTATTATGCCAGCTCACTGCCCGTTCATGGAGACTTGTGATTGGGGATTTGGCAGTTTGACACATACCCAGTACTCACTGagctaagaaaagagaaatacaaacacgTCTGAGCTGGCCAGTGACTTGTCCTGGTCTTGTTTTACTCGCTTTCTGTCCGCATCCCAtggcacccacccccacccccttctctggAGTTGGGACTGAGGCAGGAATCCCAGGCAGGCGGGCAgtgggcccctcctcctcctctccagcctAGCATGCCAAGGGAATGTGGCCAGAGACTATCTTGGGCCAGGGAAGGAACTGGAATCTTCCTAGGCTGGGCCCCAGGATATTAACTCTTTGTGGGTCCCTGAAGGAGAGTAGTAATCACCAACATGTCAACGGCAGGTTTCCACGTGGTGCCCTGGGTCGCCCTGGGTTCAGAGAGGACCCTGACCTTAATCTAGGCAGGAAGGCCCCTCACCCTGCCccagagaaaggggagaaagTTGTTTGCGTCGTTCACGTTACAGGCCTGGCAGAACAGTAAATCCAGGCGAGCTTGATGAAGCAGAGCGCCGGCTGCCTGCCactgaggaggagaagaggggcgTGGAAAACGTGCAAACTCTTTGGGAGGGTCTCAGCGTGGTCTCTCCGGGGCCTCCGgcaccagcctcccctccccagctcgcTCCGCAGCCAGGACCCCCAGCTGTCCTCCCCGTGGGGCCCCCCGTGACAGCTGAAGGGTGTGCAGCGGAGGGGACGGGGGTCCAGGCGGCGGAGGCCACACACTCGACGCGGGCgctgcccgcccctcccccaccgggCTCGGCACTATTTTGGGTGGTGTAGACCCCGCCCCCACCTTCGAGTGCGCCCGGGCTCTGCGGCAGCTGGAGGGGTGCCGCTGCGCCAGCTGGGGCCGCACCTCGAGCCGGGGCCGCCGGCGGGTCTGCAGCCATGTCCGGCCGCTCGGTGCCACATGCCCACCCGGCCACCGCCGAGTACGAGTTTGCCAACCCGAGCCGCCTGGGCGAGCAGCGCTTCGGGGAAGGTATGGCACGGACGCCACCCCcttgcctcccacccccacctgctgAAATTCTGGGCTGACCTCCCAATGATACTGGCCTCCACCCCACTCCGGGCTTAACTGAACTCCTGGGGTGAGCCGTCTCCCACCCCAGACTCCCCCCTCGTCCCCCTCCGGGCAGGGCTCGCTCCCCTTCCTACTGACCTCGGTGCGGACTGCTGCCCACTGTGCTCTGATACCTGCCCCTGCTCCCCTCGGGATGCCTCCCCGCTAACCACCCAGACCCGGTTTGGTTTGCTCTTCCTCATCCCAACTCATTCCCTTTCTCAGTCTCCTCTCGCCAGCCGCCTCATTCCAGCCACTGggacccctccttccccttccctgcttctccTGACTCCCCTCCAGCTCTCCCTAGGCCTCCCCTCCTGATCTGCTCTCATGTcgccctccttcccaccccatcctccctCATCCTGCctcttgccttctctctctctgcccctcaggCCTCCTGCCAGAAGAGATCCTGACCCCCACCCTCTACCATGGCTACTATGTCCGGCCCCGGGCCGCCCAAGCTGGGGAGGGCAGCAGGGCAGGGGCCTCTGAGCTTCGGCTCAGTGAGGGCAAGTTCCAGGCGTTTCTGGATGTGAGCCACTTTACCCCCGATGAGGTAACCGTGAGGACTGTGGACAACCTACTGGAGGTGTCTGCCCGGCACCCCCAGCGCCTGGACCGCCATGGCTTCGTGTCCAGAGAGTTCTGCCGAACCTACGTCCTGCCTGCTGATGTTGACCCCTGGCGGGTCCGCGCTGCTCTCACCCATGATGGCATCCTCAACCTGGAGGCGCCTCGGGGTGGCcgacatttggacacagaggtCAATGAGGTCTACATCTCCCTGCTCCCTGCACCTCCTGAtccagaggaagaggaggcagccAGTGCTGAGCCCTGAGTGCCGCAGACCCAGCACCCTTTCTAGCTCCCGCGGTGGTAGGACTGGCTGCTCACCACCCCAGAGGCAGCAGCATccttgggggaagggaaaagcGCATGGTCACAATGTATGGTTTGGTCCCTTGGGACGtgtcatagtgttttcatttagttttggGTGGAGCTGAATAAACCCAAATCTCAGGGCCTTATTTGTGCTGCTCTCTATTCTGTGGCCTGGAGGATGggatgggcagggagggagacaaAAAGGACAGCTAGACAAAAAGGTCCTCAGTTAGATGTACCCAACGTCATAGCACCCTGAGCTCACACTTGGATGCTGAGATCACACCTGGAAGCTGACACTGGCCCCAGATCAAATTCCTGGCCATAATTTTCTCACAATGCAACAAAAGAGAGAGTGATCCTGGGAGGGAAAAGGGATATGCCATCCAAACAGCCCAGAGGGCACTGTCTGAGCTGGTGATTAGAGACACAAAAACAAGGGTCTCCAGACTGTCTGGCCTGTTTTGGGTAGGGGTTGGGAAAACAGCTTTTGGCTGCAGAGTTGCCTAAAGCCCTGGTTTCCCATACTAAGGTCTGTCCACTGTAAATGGTCTCTGATTCTGAGGGATCGAGTATGCAGACACAGGGGCACAGACACAGAAGCCTCTGCCATTGTCACTGAATCACAAAGTCTCCCCGCCCTCTGCCTATGAGAGAAAGCATTTGTTTCTAACCTTGAAACATCCCAAAGAGAGGAATCGCTGCATCACTCCATCCAATCCAAGTCTAAATGCAGGGGAGCTAGGGTTATTGGTATGGTGGTTATGGCCAGGGAAACTTCCTTTGGAAGTAGAGTCTTAATACTAGGGGTATGATGTATTCAGGAAAgcctgggggggggtggggggttgacCTCTTAATTACTCTCTGTAATCAAGAGAACATGCATATGTATGCTTTGAGGAGTGTCCAGAagacctccctgcccccaaatatATCTTTTACTAGGTTGCGATGGACATCTGAAATTCTTCCATTAAAGTGGTTGATTCTTAACTTTTTTTATGGACACTCTTGAAAAATCTGACAAAAGCAATAGATCCTCTTACCAGAAAAACACACATGCTCCGAAATTTGGCATACAATTTGAATAGGTTCACACAGCTCTTGAGATCCATTCATATGCCCCTCTTAGGGAATCGGTGGACCCCCAGGATAAGAACCCTCACTTGAAGAATACAATTCTTGGTTAAAGGATTGCCATCTACTAAAAATTAAAGCATGCCTTAGAGAAATAACTATTGATGTATTcttttgttcactcattcaacaaatatttattaaaccccAAGTAATATACTATGAGGTTATAcattgtaaatataaatttaaaactatgcTCCTTGGTTGTCTACTCTCAGGAATCTTAACATCtagctgagaagaaaaagaattgtaaaaGGATCCTATTCCGACTTCAACCAGAACAGCTTCACTTTGATCTGTTTCGCAGTTGGAATTTTTACATGAGattcatttaaaagaaagggTTCCTTagctagaaaaaaatttgaaacctCTGATTTTGTCCAAATCCCCATCCCATTCAAATACTTTGAAGATTATTAGCCAACTTCTGGGACATTTTCAGTGACCGAGAGCTTAGAACTTCATAAGGGAgcccatttcattttctttttggacACATCTGTTATAAATTCTTCCTTCCATTGATCCAAAATCTGCATTTCAGTAACTTCTGCCCATTGGTTCAGGTTATGTCCAGAAAATAAATGCAGTCCTTCTTTTAACCATATTTTATAGGACTTTCCATACCACTTAGAACTCAGACAACTTTCTCTTGAACACACTGCCTCCTGACACTGTAACTTGAAATTCAACatgtaaacctaaaattattaTTCCAGTCATGGACTGACTGGTACAGACTTCAGTGGAATAATCAATACCGTTGTTTATCACTCTGGACTTCTCTTAATGGTGCTTTGGGTATATCAGATTTTCTGGCTACCACAACACGGTGCTGCTTCCTTTGGAATTTCTGGTTATATAACAATCTcacatgttttcctttaaattttttctttaaattagagAAAGTAGCTAGAAAGGGACCGAGACTGTGGAGGGCTTTGAGTGCCAAGCTGAGAAGTTTGGGTAACACGATGAAAAGAATACAGTTAATGGTAGAGTACAGAATGGACTGCCAGGGAGAAGCACGGCCATGAAATAAGAGGCTAGTGCAATGATCCATCACCAGACAATAAAGTAAGATGCTTTACCGGCTAACAAGTAGCTGAGAAcaagaagtaataataataacaatagctaggACTTACTGAGAGGGTCccatgtgccaggcccaggactagagttttatatacattatctcatttaatcttcaccacaaTCCTACAAGGCTGTGACtcttattatctctatttttcatAAGGAAAGAAGATGGGGAGGAATGAAGCGTCCAGGGTACTCTCTGTGGAGTACAGGGCTGAGTGCTGGGTCCTGAACATCCATAAGGGACACACAAATAACTGGGCATCTGAACAAGACACTGAAGAGGGGGTGGGAACACTGAAGACAAGCCATACAGGTTCCACAAATTCTCCTAGAGCCCCTATTTTCTACAGAGGAATTTGCTCAACTGCATCCTAGTTGCCAGTGAGTGTGGAATGAGTCCAGCTTCAGGTCACTGGAGGAGAAGCTGAGTTGAGATTAAATGGAGATTCCGTAGTTCTCTACTGGGGATGGGGAAGTGAGTGGTTAAGAAGTGCTGAGACCATTCCAATCATAGAATCATATGATTTTTGACCAGAAAGGGGATTAAGTAATGAGTTCAGCCCTCCATTTTTACAGTCCTAGAAAAAAGTGATTTGTCCACATTAATTCCAATAACAAGGGAGAATACAAAAGGAATACATTTCCCTAAATTTTAGTTTCCAAAAGAGTCCAGTATTCAAACCCAGATTCTGGACAAGGATAATAAGAGACTGACACCGATTACCTTGAAAGTGAAACTCAATTAGACCTGCGTAGTGCTGGGGAAACATAGGTAAGACTCTTTATTATAGACGATACATTTCAATGACAGTGTGAAGTAGTAGAGAAACATTTTCTATGGAAACCCAGAGCCCTTTTCTGTCTCAGGTTTCTTCTCACTGAAGCTTGAAGCTCATAGTTAACGCTTCATCCAAGTAGCTCCAAATCCCGAAGGTGAGATTGCTCTCACCTGGAGCCCGTGTGTGTTCCCCTACCGTTTGGCTGGGAGCAGTCACCTGGGAATCTTTCCAGCAGGTGGCTTCCGAAGTCCAACCTGTTAGGTTGAAATCTGACCCTGACGGAGACTCCCTGGGAGCTGCTACTGAAAGCTGAACCGGGAACCAGGAAATGCACAAGCCTCTATCTGTAGCAAAACAGCTGGGCTCCCCGGGAGACAGAGCACCATGGGAAACCGGCTCTGCTGCGGGGGAAGCTGGTGAGTAGGGGGAAAGGTCGGAGGGTAAGGTCTCTGTTGGTGGACATGAATGCCCCAAGGATAAGAGAGAGCCTGCAGCTAGTGCTTTGCCAATTTCCCACTGTCACCTTCTCCAAATGGCACCTCCTCCACGTGGCACCTCCAGGGGCCAACACCAGAGCAGCACCCCTTCTCTGCTCCCTCTTTTCAGGAAACCTCAAAAAACAGCCAAGCCAGCTGTCTGTCCAACGGCCAGGACAGGGCTGGAATGGTAAATtgacattttttctctttgtcttcctctgcctcctctttccctttattctcttcctttctcctccagaTAATGGTAATAATTGTAGCATTTGGAActttataatctcatttaattttcccaaAAATTCTGAGGGAGGTGGTCTTACtccttctcccattttacagctaagaAGCTGAGATTCAGAGACGTTAACTAATTTGTCTGgggtcacatggctagtaagcAAACAAACCAAGATTCCAACCCAAGTttatctgacttcaaagcccataCTTTTAATCACGCCATAATACTGCCTCCTGAATCAAGCAAATCAACTTTGGAGAAGTGTTTATGTAAAAAggtagaagtaaaaaaaataataataataaaataaaaataaaaaataaaagggcagAAATGAGGAGAAGGAGAATATCCATGCAATATTTGAATATAACTTTCACACttgtttgctgtgtgaccttaggcaaattctgtaacttctctttttcctcatatGTCATATGTAGATAACACAACCTGTGTTGTTTAGGTCACGGACTTGAAGAGCAGATTATATGTGAAAGCCTCACAATAAATGAATCGTATTGTCTTTATTGTTCTTTCCCAGGATTGTCATCACTGttgttaaataacaaaaattcaaccaagtaaagttaaaaaatttaattggcTTCATTGAACAGTTCATGAATGGGGCAGCATCTCATCTAGCAAGTAGAAAGGAGCTCCGAGGAGCGGTACAAAATGAAaggcttttataggcagaagggggAAGGGATCAAGGGAAAAGCAGATGACCTCATCTTCCTTTGGGCGATGGAAAAGGTCTATGTGGCAGATTATCTCATTGatgctgaccagaaaattccaaactGACCGTTTAAGACTACATTCCTGGGGAAGGTTGAAACTCCAGTTAGGCTAAGTATTAAGCCATGGTTTGGTGGTATGAGCTTAGCACAAGCAACACCATTTGAGGTCtgttgtttctttactttttttttttttaaattttttggccgcactgcacttggcatgtgggatcttagttccccgaccagggatcgaacccatgccctgtgcagtggaagtgcggagtcctaaccaccggatcaccagggaagtcccggcctgttgtttctttttaacgcTATAAACCCCTGGGCCTAGTTTTATCCTGCCtactaccttctttttttttttttttttttaatattaattaatttatttatttaggctgtgttgggtcttcgtttctgtgtgagggctttcactagttgcggcaagtgggggccactcttcatcacggtgcgcgggcctctcactatcgcggcctctcttgttgtggagcacaggctccagacgcgcaggctcagtagctgtggctcacgggcccagttgctccgtggcatgtgggatct is part of the Balaenoptera musculus isolate JJ_BM4_2016_0621 chromosome 8, mBalMus1.pri.v3, whole genome shotgun sequence genome and encodes:
- the HSPB2 gene encoding heat shock protein beta-2; the encoded protein is MSGRSVPHAHPATAEYEFANPSRLGEQRFGEGLLPEEILTPTLYHGYYVRPRAAQAGEGSRAGASELRLSEGKFQAFLDVSHFTPDEVTVRTVDNLLEVSARHPQRLDRHGFVSREFCRTYVLPADVDPWRVRAALTHDGILNLEAPRGGRHLDTEVNEVYISLLPAPPDPEEEEAASAEP